From candidate division KSB1 bacterium, one genomic window encodes:
- a CDS encoding S9 family peptidase gives DYKHVVGFFSDVKTPTQVILRKSDGSLVRFLEKNEMAALQDHAPVPPEFLSFKTTDGVELNAYMMKPANFDAGKKYPVLVYGYGGPGSQRVVNRWGGKRTLWHQLLTEKGYIVFCVDNRGTGGRGKAFKNLAYGDLSKWAVHDQIEGAKYLATLPYVDRSRVGFWGWSGGGYLTLMMMMRGADYFKTGVSVAPVSDFHFYDTIWTERYMGLPQENAEGYKAANVLNYVDGLKGNLLIVHGTGDDNVHVQNTMQVVKELQDRAIQFDMMIYPNRNHRISGGKTQLHLFTKITNYLLEKL, from the coding sequence GACTATAAACACGTGGTTGGATTCTTTTCAGATGTAAAAACTCCTACGCAAGTGATCCTGCGTAAATCAGATGGTTCCCTGGTGCGCTTTTTGGAGAAAAATGAAATGGCTGCTTTGCAGGACCATGCACCCGTGCCTCCGGAATTCCTCTCATTCAAAACCACAGATGGGGTTGAGTTAAATGCTTACATGATGAAGCCGGCCAATTTTGATGCCGGAAAAAAATATCCTGTTCTGGTTTACGGCTATGGCGGTCCGGGCTCACAGAGGGTGGTGAATCGCTGGGGTGGAAAGCGCACGCTCTGGCACCAATTGCTGACAGAAAAAGGCTATATTGTTTTTTGCGTCGACAATCGCGGCACCGGCGGCCGGGGCAAGGCTTTCAAGAATTTAGCCTACGGCGACTTGAGCAAATGGGCGGTGCATGATCAGATCGAAGGTGCAAAATATCTCGCAACGCTGCCGTATGTCGACCGTTCACGAGTGGGATTCTGGGGCTGGAGTGGCGGCGGATATCTCACACTTATGATGATGATGCGCGGCGCGGATTATTTCAAGACCGGTGTTTCCGTTGCTCCGGTTTCCGATTTTCATTTTTACGACACCATTTGGACCGAGCGTTATATGGGACTGCCTCAGGAAAATGCCGAAGGTTATAAAGCGGCAAATGTATTAAACTATGTCGATGGCTTAAAAGGCAATCTGTTGATTGTTCATGGCACCGGCGATGACAACGTCCATGTGCAAAACACCATGCAGGTAGTTAAAGAGCTGCAAGACCGCGCCATCCAATTTGATATGATGATCTACCCGAACCGCAATCACCGGATTTCCGGA